CACCTGGCAAAACAAACCGGTTTCAACGATGACGACCTTTCTCTTCTGTGGAAGGCTCTTACAGAAATGTTCGATCATGACCGTTCGGCGGCGAGAGGGAAGATGACAACTCGCGCCCTTGTGGCGTTCAGGCATGACAGTGCAATGGGCAATGCTCCGGCTCATGCGCTGCTCGAGAGGTTCAAGGTGTTAAGAGAGACATCCGGCTCACCTGCGAGATCGTTCGCCGACTACAAGGTCGATCTCGATGAAGCGAACATGCCCAAGGGCGTAACCGCGATGAAGCTCCTTTGGCCATGACATACACGGAAGAAGACTTGCTTCCCCTGTCGGGTCTCCAGCACCTCGTCTTCTGTGAGCGGCAATGGGCGCTGATTCATCTCGAACAGCAGTGGGCGGAGAATCGGTTGACTGCGGAGGGTCGAATTACACACGATAGATCGCACCGAGACGAAGTAGAACTGCGTGGTGATCTGCGAATTGTGCGTGGTCTGCGCATTCACTCTCTGAAACTCGGACTTGTTGGCATGGCCGATGTAGTGGAATTTTCGAGGACTTCGGAAATACCGTCGATTGATTCATCCACAGAGGCCGTTCGCATTCCTGGAGTTAAAGGACTCTGGCGGCCATTTCCTGTAGAGTACAAAAGAGGCAGGCCAAAACCGGATAACTGCGACAAAGTTCAGCTATGCGCCCAGGCGATGTGTTTAGAGGAGATGCTTAGTATAACAGTCAGCACTGGAGCAGTCTTCTACGGCCAGCCGCGCCGAAGGCTTGATGTGGAATTTGACGGCGATTTGCGAGCGGAGACGGAGGAATACTCTGCCCAAATGCACGAATTATACAATTCCGGCAGGACCCCAGCCGTCGCGTACGAGAAGAAGTGCAGCAGTTGCTCATTGTTAGAGCTGTGTATTCCAAAAGTCACTGCGTCTGCTCATAGATCGCAGCGTTACATTGAATCTGCTTTAAAGGAACTCGGGTTGACCGGTAATTC
The genomic region above belongs to Candidatus Zixiibacteriota bacterium and contains:
- the cas4 gene encoding CRISPR-associated protein Cas4; the protein is MTYTEEDLLPLSGLQHLVFCERQWALIHLEQQWAENRLTAEGRITHDRSHRDEVELRGDLRIVRGLRIHSLKLGLVGMADVVEFSRTSEIPSIDSSTEAVRIPGVKGLWRPFPVEYKRGRPKPDNCDKVQLCAQAMCLEEMLSITVSTGAVFYGQPRRRLDVEFDGDLRAETEEYSAQMHELYNSGRTPAVAYEKKCSSCSLLELCIPKVTASAHRSQRYIESALKELGLTGNSDGRGTPK